From one Mycolicibacterium sp. HK-90 genomic stretch:
- a CDS encoding glutamate ABC transporter substrate-binding protein, which yields MRTLAALLVLAAIVVAGCAPAQPLMGVPASLTTRPLPSGAAVVSHVPGVAVESCDATASLRPKANGGPNVQAIRRHGRLVVGIDQSTNLFSFRDPASGELQGFDVDIAREVARDLLGDPGKVEFRLLTSPERISALQDGTVDIVVKAMTITCARAEQIAFSTVYFDARQRLLVPKDSPIRGPSDLAGKRVCSQVATTSLATVARVAPEAILLAVQNWDDCLVALQQGQADAVSTDDSILAGMAVQDANLHLVGPALEAEPYGIGVNRSREDLVRAVNAGLDRIRADGTWLSLYRKWLTVLGPPPAPPQPKYRD from the coding sequence ATGCGAACACTGGCCGCACTGCTCGTCCTGGCAGCGATCGTGGTGGCGGGATGTGCCCCGGCGCAGCCACTGATGGGGGTTCCGGCCTCGCTCACCACCCGGCCACTACCCAGCGGTGCCGCCGTGGTGTCGCACGTACCCGGTGTCGCGGTCGAAAGTTGTGATGCCACAGCAAGTTTGCGCCCCAAGGCGAACGGCGGCCCCAATGTGCAGGCGATTCGGCGGCACGGCAGGTTGGTGGTGGGAATCGACCAGAGCACCAACCTCTTCAGCTTCCGGGATCCCGCATCGGGCGAGTTGCAGGGATTCGACGTCGACATCGCCCGTGAGGTGGCCCGCGACCTCCTCGGCGATCCAGGAAAAGTGGAATTCCGCCTGCTGACCTCGCCGGAGCGCATCAGCGCGCTGCAGGACGGGACTGTCGACATCGTCGTGAAGGCGATGACGATCACCTGCGCCCGCGCGGAGCAGATCGCTTTCTCCACTGTGTATTTCGACGCTCGCCAGCGGCTGCTGGTGCCGAAGGATTCGCCGATTCGGGGACCGTCGGACCTCGCGGGCAAGCGGGTGTGCTCGCAGGTGGCCACCACGTCCTTGGCCACGGTCGCGAGGGTGGCGCCGGAGGCAATCCTGCTGGCCGTGCAGAACTGGGACGACTGCCTGGTGGCGCTGCAGCAGGGGCAGGCCGACGCCGTCAGCACCGACGATTCGATCCTGGCCGGCATGGCCGTCCAGGATGCCAACCTGCATCTGGTCGGCCCCGCCCTGGAGGCCGAGCCCTACGGGATCGGCGTGAACAGGTCCCGCGAGGATCTGGTCAGGGCCGTCAATGCCGGCCTGGACCGGATCCGCGCGGACGGGACGTGGTTGTCGTTGTATCGGAAGTGGCTGACCGTTCTCGGTCCGCCGCCGGCTCCGCCGCAGCCGAAGTACCGGGACTGA